A single genomic interval of Metasolibacillus fluoroglycofenilyticus harbors:
- a CDS encoding YdcF family protein — translation MKKWLSIAAAIAVFYGVGYYFLDNEINKGTSPKANGTNDFLIILGAKVRPTGEPSLSLQYRLEAANDYLQKHPHVQVIVSGGQGDDEPATEASIMADYLISHGISAERILLEEDSTSTYENLLFSKELLPEDITTITIVSNDYHLQRAKFLAEIIGLEADVLVAKTPTSVEVKSRMRERLALLKTYIFKR, via the coding sequence ATGAAAAAATGGCTTTCCATCGCAGCAGCTATTGCTGTTTTTTATGGCGTGGGCTATTACTTTCTTGACAACGAAATAAATAAAGGTACTTCCCCAAAAGCAAATGGCACAAATGATTTTTTAATTATTTTAGGTGCAAAGGTACGACCAACTGGTGAGCCTTCCTTATCCTTGCAATATCGACTTGAAGCGGCAAACGATTATTTACAAAAACACCCACATGTACAAGTCATCGTTTCAGGCGGTCAAGGAGATGATGAGCCCGCAACAGAAGCGTCTATAATGGCAGACTATTTAATAAGTCACGGTATCTCAGCAGAGCGTATATTACTTGAAGAAGACTCCACTTCTACATATGAAAATTTACTTTTTTCAAAGGAGCTATTACCAGAGGACATTACAACAATTACGATTGTATCTAACGACTACCATTTGCAACGCGCTAAATTTTTAGCGGAAATTATTGGGTTAGAAGCGGACGTGCTTGTAGCTAAAACACCAACATCCGTAGAAGTGAAATCAAGAATGCGCGAGCGACTCGCGCTATTAAAAACATATATATTTAAGCGATAA
- a CDS encoding NADPH-dependent FMN reductase, which translates to MNIVAIVGSLRAASYNMMLAKFIQNRYAEKVTVDILTLHDIPMYNQDDENNPTQAVVDFKAKVKAADAVLWLTPEYNSSIPGVLGNAIDWLSRVDKVMIGKPSFIMGASMGNLGTVKAQMHLRDILFASGLGSPVLQGNEVYIGAAHTKFDAAGNLTDEATIQFLDKVVNNFIEWVQ; encoded by the coding sequence ATGAACATTGTAGCAATTGTAGGAAGTTTACGTGCAGCATCATACAATATGATGTTAGCAAAATTTATTCAAAATCGTTATGCAGAAAAAGTAACGGTTGATATTTTAACATTACATGATATTCCAATGTATAACCAAGATGATGAGAACAATCCAACGCAAGCAGTTGTTGATTTTAAAGCGAAAGTGAAGGCTGCTGATGCAGTGCTTTGGCTTACGCCAGAATATAATTCGTCTATCCCGGGGGTTTTAGGGAATGCGATTGATTGGCTATCACGAGTTGATAAAGTGATGATTGGCAAGCCGTCATTTATTATGGGAGCATCAATGGGCAATTTAGGAACAGTAAAGGCACAAATGCATTTACGTGATATTTTATTTGCCTCAGGCTTAGGTTCACCTGTATTACAGGGAAATGAAGTGTATATTGGTGCAGCCCATACGAAATTTGATGCAGCTGGTAATTTAACAGATGAAGCAACAATTCAATTTTTAGATAAAGTTGTGAATAATTTTATCGAGTGGGTACAGTAA
- a CDS encoding ABC transporter permease, which yields MLKLIQNEWMKLWHQKATWTMLGILVAVIVGAGALNKYYEEPDTRDWHAVEKENIETSKQILAEEDNAANTYWQDAIAISEYRLAHDIAPPTGMTVASFMDFGVQLISIVTLFTVIVGASIVSSEFSTGTIKMLLTRPVTRAKILTSKLIATFVYGLFMLAVNFALAWIVALILYSGNTGTVLEVVNGQVQEVDVWKNIIELSTLSAGNFIMSILFAFLIGSVFRSSALAIGLTMFLTFMGGAIIMVISRYSFTKYVWLAHTDLTQYYGEGQHMIAGVTMPFSLAVLAIYAIIFLVISYWSFTKRDVTA from the coding sequence TTGCTGAAACTCATACAAAATGAATGGATGAAATTATGGCATCAAAAAGCCACATGGACAATGCTTGGCATTTTAGTAGCAGTTATTGTTGGGGCTGGTGCTTTAAATAAATATTATGAGGAGCCAGACACACGTGATTGGCATGCGGTGGAAAAAGAGAATATTGAAACATCAAAGCAAATACTCGCAGAAGAAGACAATGCAGCAAATACTTACTGGCAGGATGCAATAGCTATTTCTGAATACCGGTTAGCTCATGATATTGCACCGCCGACAGGTATGACGGTGGCCAGCTTTATGGATTTTGGCGTGCAACTCATATCTATTGTGACATTGTTTACTGTAATCGTAGGAGCGAGTATCGTGTCGAGTGAATTTTCAACAGGTACCATTAAAATGCTATTAACTCGCCCTGTTACACGTGCCAAAATTTTAACTTCAAAACTTATCGCAACATTCGTTTATGGGCTTTTTATGCTTGCTGTTAATTTTGCTTTAGCTTGGATTGTTGCCCTTATTTTATATAGCGGAAATACAGGTACTGTACTAGAAGTTGTTAACGGTCAAGTACAGGAGGTAGATGTTTGGAAAAACATAATTGAACTTTCGACTTTATCGGCAGGCAATTTTATCATGTCCATACTTTTTGCCTTTTTAATTGGCTCTGTGTTTAGGTCAAGTGCTTTAGCAATTGGTCTGACAATGTTCTTAACCTTTATGGGTGGGGCAATTATAATGGTTATTAGCAGATATTCATTTACAAAATATGTTTGGCTTGCACATACAGATTTAACTCAATATTATGGTGAAGGCCAGCATATGATAGCAGGTGTAACAATGCCATTTTCTCTGGCGGTGTTAGCGATATACGCAATTATTTTCCTTGTGATTAGCTATTGGTCCTTTACAAAGCGTGATGTCACAGCTTAA